One genomic window of Elaeis guineensis isolate ETL-2024a chromosome 2, EG11, whole genome shotgun sequence includes the following:
- the LOC140850805 gene encoding thaumatin-like protein translates to TVALLDFVFRLACTGCSFDGNGNGHCQTGDCGGKLACTAYGSPPNTLAEFALNQYQNLDFIDISLVDGFNVPMDFNPTSGCSRGIRCTADIVGQCPNMLKAPGGCNNPCTVFKTNEYCCNSGGCGPTNYSKFFKNRCPDAYSYPKDDQTSTFTCPGGTNYKVIFCP, encoded by the coding sequence ACTGTTGCTCTGCTTGACTTTGTCTTCAGGTTGGCGTGTACCGGCTGTTCGTTCGATGGCAACGGCAACGGGCACTGTCAGACCGGTGACTGCGGTGGTAAACTTGCCTGCACGGCCTACGGCAGCCCGCCCAACACCCTTGCCGAGTTCGCCCTCAACCAGTACCAGAACCTCGACTTCATCGACATCTCCCTCGTCGACGGCTTCAACGTGCCGATGGACTTCAACCCGACCTCGGGCTGCAGCAGGGGGATCCGGTGCACGGCCGACATCGTCGGGCAGTGCCCCAACATGCTCAAGGCCCCCGGCGGTTGCAACAACCCATGCACCGTCTTCAAGACTAATGAGTATTGCTGCAACTCCGGGGGCTGCGGACCGACCAACTACTCCAAGTTCTTTAAGAACAGATGCCCGGATGCGTACAGTTACCCCAAGGACGACCAGACCAGCACCTTCACTTGCCCCGGAGGGACCAACTATAAGGTTATCTTCTGCCCTTGA
- the LOC105033331 gene encoding pathogenesis-related protein R major form-like translates to MGSSTFLSILFFHFLLLTLSHATTFDIVNRCPYTVWAAAIPGGGRQLDTNQTWSLTINPRNTSARIWPRTNCSFDSSGHGHCLTGDCSGLLACQAYGSPPDTIAEYATFQNKDFFDISVVDGFNVPMEIGPDTGSCPGGRPSRCSADLVELCPKELKVPGGCNSPCNVFKTNEYCCDNERCTPNEYSNFFRRNCPDTYSGLNNNQPSPFTCPHGTNYTVVFCP, encoded by the coding sequence ATGGGCTCATCAACCTTCCTTTCCATCCTCTTCTTCCACTTCCTCCTCCTCACCCTCTCCCACGCCACGACCTTTGACATCGTCAACCGATGCCCCTACACCGTCTGGGCCGCCGCCATCCCCGGCGGTGGCCGCCAACTCGACACGAACCAGACATGGTCCCTCACCATCAACCCTCGCAACACCAGTGCCCGCATCTGGCCCCGCACCAACTGCTCCTTCGACAGCAGCGGCCACGGTCACTGCCTGACCGGCGACTGCAGCGGCCTCCTCGCTTGCCAGGCCTACGGCTCCCCTCCCGACACAATCGCCGAGTATGCAACCTTCCAAAACAAAGACTTCTTCGATATATCTGTCGTCGATGGTTTCAATGTGCCCATGGAGATCGGCCCGGACACCGGGAGTTGCCCGGGGGGTCGTCCGTCCCGGTGTTCAGCCGATTTGGTCGAGCTCTGCCCAAAGGAGCTGAAGGTGCCGGGGGGTTGCAACAGCCCATGCAACGTGTTCAAGACCAACGAATACTGCTGCGACAATGAGAGGTGCACGCCGAACGAGTACTCCAATTTCTTTAGGAGAAACTGCCCTGACACATATAGCGGTCTAAACAACAACCAGCCCAGCCCCTTCACTTGCCCCCACGGGACTAACTACACGGTTGTCTTCTGCCCTTGA
- the LOC105033141 gene encoding thaumatin-like protein 1 produces MAPSTSLTLLFFPFLLLTLSHAATFDVVNQCSYTVWAAWADLGNNGGGQQLNQGQTWTVTVNPGTAAARIWARTGCSFDANGNGHCQTGDCGKLACTSYGSPPNTLAEFALNQNAPPYYTNLDFIDISLVQGFNVPMDFRSTSASCSQDIQCTADVVGQCPSELKVSGGCDDPCTIFKTAQYCCPNGSSCEPTTYSKFFKNLCPKAYSYPKDDATSTFTCPGGTNYKVTFCP; encoded by the coding sequence ATGGCCCCCTCGACATCCCTCactctcctcttcttccccttcctcctcCTCACCCTCTCCCACGCCGCCACCTTCGACGTCGTCAACCAATGTTCCTACACCGTGTGGGCCGCATGGGCAGACCTCGGCAACAACGGCGGTGGCCAGCAGCTCAACCAGGGTCAGACCTGGACGGTCACCGTCAACCCCGGCACCGCCGCCGCCCGCATCTGGGCCCGTACTGGCTGCTCCTTCGATGCCAACGGCAACGGGCACTGTCAGACCGGCGACTGCGGCAAACTGGCCTGTACCTCCTACGGCTCCCCACCCAACACCCTCGCCGAATTCGCACTCAACCAGAACGCCCCTCCTTACTACACCAACCTCGACTTCATCGACATCTCCCTCGTTCAGGGCTTCAACGTGCCCATGGACTTCCGCTCCACCTCGGCGAGCTGCAGCCAAGACATTCAATGCACTGCCGACGTCGTTGGGCAGTGCCCCAGCGAGCTCAAAGTGTCTGGCGGCTGCGATGACCCATGCACCATATTCAAGACTGCTCAGTACTGCTGCCCTAACGGCTCCAGCTGCGAGCCAACCACCTATTCCAAGTTCTTCAAGAACCTGTGCCCGAAAGCGTATAGCTACCCTAAAGATGATGCCACCAGCACCTTCACCTGCCCCGGCGGGACTAACTACAAGGTTACCTTCTGCCCTTGA